One Scylla paramamosain isolate STU-SP2022 chromosome 6, ASM3559412v1, whole genome shotgun sequence DNA segment encodes these proteins:
- the LOC135101533 gene encoding mucin-3A-like isoform X1 — translation MRCLLLVLLVGCASAANVDRPRRQLFGNDINLKSSLSYLPPKQESNCQTSVISKTSVVYSTRVVPSTVYSTSVQYITRTDYRTQQVYTTAYSEVTRTQVVPSIVYQTRTVTRTEDRVRTQVVTLPPQVNYVTRTQEVVRTQVQYQTRYTTRIQQVPTTVTRNVVSTQVVPQQVYSTVYQTQTVTRTQQLPGQTRTVQSTQYSTVYSTTVIPAPDVVRSTTVYRTNVVTQTVTQPGQTQVVTSTQVVPVTTTIVSEVVITNTQTRYVTRTQVQQQTTTVYRTQQVPQYTTRTVTVPQQVVSTQVSTQVVSTTIYSQQTIQTTLYRGAPTRYVTVTRTAYSTQYLPDRTRTQYVTNTVYNTNYVTSTTYRPVYNTITATTTVQPDCSTGYDYKAPAETFNALGR, via the coding sequence ATGCGGTGTCTGTTGCTGGTCCTGTTGGTGGGCTGTGCCAGCGCCGCTAACGTCGATAGACCTCGTCGACAACTTTTCGGCAATGATATTAACTTGAAAtcttctctctcatatttaccaCCTAAACAAGAGTCCAACTGTCAGACCTCTGTTATTTCCAAGACTTCGGTCGTGTACTCCACCCGAGTGGTTCCCTCCACCGTCTACTCCACCAGCGTCCAATACATCACCAGGACAGACTACAGGACCCAACAGGTGTACACCACTGCATACTCAGAGGTCACTCGCACACAAGTCGTTCCCTCCATCGTGTACCAGACAAGGACGGTGACCCGCACGGAGGACAGGGTACGCACCCAGGTCGTCACGCTCCCTCCTCAGGTCAACTACGTCACACGCACACAAGAGGTTGTCCGCACCCAAGTCCAGTACCAGACCAGGTACACCACCCGCATCCAGCAGGTgcccaccaccgtcaccaggAACGTGGTGTCCACCCAGGTGGTTCCTCAGCAGGTTTACAGCACCGTCTACCAGACCCAGACAGTCACCAGGACACAGCAGCTCCCGGGACAGACCCGCACCGTCCAGAGCACCCAGTACAGCACTGTCTACTCCACCACGGTCATCCCTGCCCCAGATGTGGTGCGCTCCACCACCGTCTACAGGACCAACGTTGTCACCCAAACCGTCACCCAGCCGGGACAGACACAAGTCGTCACCAGCACCCAGGTGgtgcctgtcaccaccaccatcgtctcTGAGGTGGTGATCACTAACACACAGACCCGGTACGTCACCCGCACACAGGTGCAGCAGCAGACGACCACCGTCTACCGCACGCAGCAGGTGCCCCAGTACACCACCAGGACGGTGACGGTGCCCCAGCAGGTGGTTAGCACTCAAGTGTCTACACAGGTGGTGTCCACAACCATCTATTCTCAACAAACCATCCAGACAACCCTTTACCGGGGGGCTCCGACCCGATACGTGACAGTCACACGCACTGCCTACAGCACTCAATATCTTCCAGACAGGACCCGTACTCAATACGTCACTAACACCGTTTACAACACAAACTacgtcacctccaccacctacaGACCTGTGTACAAcactatcaccgccaccaccaccgtccaGCCTGACTGTTCcactggctacgactacaaagcTCCAGCAGAGACCTTCAACGCCCTGGGACGCTGA
- the LOC135101533 gene encoding uncharacterized protein LOC135101533 isoform X2, which yields MWRLTATLLLVSLASASAQEYNYPEPGLEYLPPVPSDQICQVAPITSVVYTTSVQTSVVVQTVDRVSTQYRTTTLVTQQVVPTTIYRTRVQTQVQYQTSVIRQTTVRYVDRVVTQTVTSPPRQEVQYITTTRVVPQVSYVTQTQVETQVVPVEVTRTQVQTLIQTVTNYETQTERATRIISVPGPTTVRTRVQTVVQTSLVRQQQPANTRYITSTSVRQVVQTSVVRGQDVIRTSVVQRQQVIPFTSVNTRYENAYVTREQVVTRTNVVTQTRVITQVVPQEVVTTQVVPTTIYTTIYRTRVQPFTQVQTVVQTQYVTPSPVFSTQEVTSTSVVQVPGQDRVVTQQVVQTQQQQSIVYQTVNRPQQVTVTTTVTGTCGYNYDEPAVPFSPRRN from the coding sequence ATGTGGCGTTTGACGGCGACGCTGCTGCTGGTCTCCCTGGCCTCCGCCTCTGCACAGGAATACAACTATCCTGAACCTGGTCTTGAATATCTCCCCCCGGTCCCTAGTGATCAGATATGTCAGGTCGCACCAATTACCTCTGTGGTATACACGACCAGCGTTCAGACCTCCGTCGTTGTTCAAACCGTCGACCGCGTTAGCACACAGTACCGCACCACCACCCTTGTCACACAGCAAGTAGTTCCTACGACGATATACAGAACCAGAGTCCAGACGCAAGTCCAGTACCAGACTAGCGTGATCCGGCAGACCACAGTCAGATACGTGGACCGAGTGGTGACCCAGACCGTAACAAGTCCTCCCCGTCAGGAGGTCCAATACATCACCACGACTCGCGTGGTGCCCCAGGTCAGCTACGTCACCCAAACACAGGTAGAGACACAGGTTGTACCTGTTGAAGTCACCCGCACACAAGTTCAGACTCTAATTCAGACGGTTACCAACTATGAAACTCAAACAGAAAGAGCTACTCGCATAATTTCCGTCCCTGGCCCCACAACAGTCCGCACCCGCGTGCAGACCGTGGTCCAGACCTCACTGGTCCGCCAGCAGCAGCCCGCCAACACCCGCTACATCACTTCCACCAGCGTGCGCCAGGTGGTCCAGACCAGCGTCGTCCGGGGCCAGGATGTGATCCGCACCAGCGTGGTCCAGCGCCAGCAGGTCATCCCCTTCACCTCCGTCAACACCCGTTACGAAAATGCTTACGTCACCCGCGAGCAGGTCGTCACCCGCACCAACGTCGTCACTCAGACTCGAGTTATCACGCAGGTCGTTCCTCAAGAGGTGGTGACGACCCAAGTGGTGCCCACCACCATCTACACCACTATCTACAGGACTCGGGTGCAGCCCTTCACGCAGGTGCAGACTGTGGTGCAGACCCAGTATGTCACCCCATCTCCCGTCTTCAGTACTCAAGAGGTGACGAGCACCTCTGTGGTGCAGGTGCCCGGCCAGGACCGCGTCGTCACCCAACAGGTGGTGCAGACTCAGCAACAACAAAGCATCGTCTACCAAACTGTCAACCGACCCCAGCAGGTCACCGTCACCACGACCGTCACAGGCACTTGTGGATACAACTACGACGAGCCCGCGGTGCCTTTCAGCCCAAGACGAAACTAA